Proteins encoded together in one Amblyraja radiata isolate CabotCenter1 chromosome 11, sAmbRad1.1.pri, whole genome shotgun sequence window:
- the LOC116978384 gene encoding hepatitis A virus cellular receptor 1 homolog has protein sequence MVITAARGRVALATGPQVRGYLGQAITLPCHYSVRTYGKTAMCWGRGQCPTFGCGSELINTNGVTVTSVGSEKYQLGGNIEQGDVSLTIKQLRKEDGGWYCCRVQFSGPFNDGKVNMNFLVLDEITTPNPSTTNESVHAQDANSVTASTFVGQTKSSNYDVF, from the exons ATGGTTATAACAGCAGCCCGGg GTCGAGTGGCCCTTGCCACCGGACCACAAGTGCGAGGATACCTGGGACAGGCGATCACTCTGCCGTGCCACTACTCTGTCCGAACGTATGGTAAAACTGCGATGTGCTGGGGTCGGGGACAGTGCCCTACCTTTGGCTGTGGATCTGAACTGATTAACACAAACGGAGTAACAGTAACTTCCGTAGGATCCGAAAAATATCAGCTTGGTGGTAACATTGAGCAAGGAGATGTGTCGCTCACGATAAAGCAGCTCCGGAAAGAAGACGGCGGATGGTATTGCTGCCGTGTGCAGTTCTCTGGACCGTTTAATGATGGGAAAGTTAATATGAATTTCCTGGTTTTGGATG AGATCACCACACCGAATCCTTCAACCACAAATGAGTCTGTCCATGCACAGGATGCAAACTCTGTCACAGCTTCTACATTTGTAGGTCAGACTAAAAGTTCAAACTATGATGTCTTCTAA